A window from bacterium encodes these proteins:
- the tsaE gene encoding tRNA (adenosine(37)-N6)-threonylcarbamoyltransferase complex ATPase subunit type 1 TsaE, whose amino-acid sequence MTGFDYLSKRPGDTLRLGEELGKVAGPGLTVALFGTLGAGKTLLTKGIAKGLGVKNPAYVTSPTFTIHKVYQGRLELNHFDFYRLGGEFDPGDLGIEEVLGAGGICVIEWPDNFISYLGEDILSLKFTSAGGTKRIINVSWRGEIAAKAGRSLVRAIGVIKESCDDL is encoded by the coding sequence GTGACCGGATTCGACTACCTCTCGAAGCGGCCGGGGGACACCCTGCGGCTTGGAGAGGAGCTGGGAAAGGTTGCCGGACCCGGCCTCACGGTGGCGCTTTTCGGGACTCTCGGAGCGGGCAAGACCCTGCTGACGAAGGGAATCGCGAAGGGGCTGGGGGTGAAAAACCCCGCTTACGTGACGAGCCCCACCTTTACCATTCACAAGGTCTATCAGGGCAGGCTGGAACTCAACCACTTCGATTTCTACCGCCTTGGCGGGGAGTTCGATCCCGGCGACCTTGGTATTGAGGAAGTACTAGGCGCAGGCGGAATTTGCGTGATAGAATGGCCGGATAACTTCATTTCTTACCTCGGCGAAGACATACTGTCTTTAAAATTCACCTCCGCCGGAGGTACGAAACGCATCATAAATGTTTCCTGGCGCGGGGAAATAGCGGCCAAAGCGGGCCGCTCGCTTGTGCGCGCCATTGGGGTTATCAAGGAGAGTTGCGATGATTTATGA
- the lpdA gene encoding dihydrolipoyl dehydrogenase, whose protein sequence is MIYDVAFLGAGPGGYVGAIRGGQLGSKICVIEEKKLGGTCLNVGCIPSKAFYASASKMLALSGAKEFGINAKLESFDLAACVARKDKVVSDLVGGVKKLLAGNGVDIVHGRGRLENPETIRVTTADGGSFQIQARNIILSTGSKPIEIPAMKVDGDKIVNSDQIWGLKDLPARLAIIGGGVVGCELAHIFSAFGSRVTVIEMLDRLLVTEDKEAARLVQKTLKARDVEVKTGVRVEKAEVAGKEVKVTLATGEELAFDRVVVSIGRVPRSRNIGLEDAGLELDEKGFVAVNDEMETEIPGIYAVGDVVGKYMLAHVATSEAMVAVHNALGKKYWMDYSTVPRATFTSPEVASVGTTEEELKKSGAEYRVGRFAYAASGKAVCMGEKEGFIKIISDDDTGRIVGATIAGHSAAEIIGEVAVAMRMEASPGDIVTTIHTHPTISEVILEASEDTMGLSIHKMVRRSRPEEE, encoded by the coding sequence ATGATTTATGACGTGGCCTTTTTAGGCGCAGGTCCCGGCGGCTATGTCGGGGCCATTCGGGGAGGACAGCTCGGTTCCAAAATCTGTGTCATCGAGGAAAAGAAGCTCGGCGGAACCTGCCTCAATGTCGGCTGCATACCGTCAAAGGCTTTTTACGCCAGCGCCTCGAAGATGCTCGCCCTTTCGGGAGCCAAAGAGTTCGGAATCAACGCGAAACTTGAAAGTTTCGACCTCGCGGCTTGCGTCGCGAGGAAGGACAAGGTCGTCTCCGACCTCGTCGGGGGCGTCAAAAAACTCCTCGCCGGCAACGGCGTGGATATCGTCCACGGCAGGGGCAGGCTGGAAAACCCCGAAACCATAAGGGTTACCACCGCCGACGGCGGAAGCTTCCAGATACAGGCGCGCAACATCATCCTTTCCACCGGCTCCAAGCCGATTGAAATTCCGGCTATGAAGGTGGACGGAGACAAGATAGTCAACTCGGACCAGATCTGGGGCCTGAAGGACCTTCCCGCCCGCCTGGCGATAATCGGTGGCGGAGTCGTCGGCTGCGAACTGGCGCACATCTTCTCGGCCTTCGGCTCGAGGGTCACCGTTATAGAGATGCTCGACCGCCTCCTCGTCACCGAGGACAAGGAGGCCGCCCGCCTGGTCCAGAAGACCCTCAAGGCCCGGGACGTAGAGGTAAAGACCGGCGTCCGCGTCGAGAAAGCCGAGGTCGCGGGCAAAGAGGTCAAGGTCACTCTGGCCACCGGCGAGGAGCTCGCTTTCGACCGCGTGGTAGTCTCCATCGGGCGCGTTCCCCGCAGCCGGAACATCGGCCTCGAAGACGCGGGGCTGGAGCTCGACGAAAAAGGTTTCGTGGCGGTCAACGACGAGATGGAGACGGAGATTCCCGGCATCTACGCCGTCGGCGACGTGGTAGGAAAATATATGCTCGCCCACGTAGCCACCAGCGAGGCGATGGTCGCGGTCCACAACGCCCTCGGGAAGAAGTACTGGATGGATTACTCCACCGTGCCGAGAGCCACCTTCACCAGCCCGGAAGTAGCCTCGGTCGGAACCACCGAGGAAGAGCTCAAAAAGAGCGGCGCGGAGTACCGCGTCGGCAGGTTCGCCTACGCCGCCAGCGGCAAGGCCGTCTGCATGGGCGAGAAGGAAGGGTTCATAAAGATAATCTCCGACGACGATACCGGCAGGATAGTGGGAGCTACGATCGCGGGCCACAGCGCCGCCGAGATTATCGGAGAGGTCGCCGTCGCCATGAGGATGGAAGCCTCGCCCGGCGACATCGTCACCACCATCCACACCCATCCGACCATAAGCGAGGTAATTCTGGAGGCCAGCGAGGACACGATGGGCCTTTCAATTCACAAAATGGTGCGCAGAAGCCGCCCCGAGGAGGAATAA
- a CDS encoding aspartate kinase, with protein MALVVQKYGGTSVGDVERIANVARRVAGYHARGDKVVVVVSAMSGQTDSLIRLAACITDRPSEREMDVLLSTGEQVTIALLAITLRHMGVPAVSFTGAQIKMVTDSAHMKARISSVETQNLMKALDDGNVAVVAGFQGVDESGDITTLGRGGSDTSAVAVAAALNADVCEIYTDVDGVYTTDPNLCDKARKLSKISYDEMLELASVGAKVLQIRSVEFAKKYKVPVHVRSSFNDNEGTWVVEEDDSMEQVIVAGIAYDRNEAKVSVKAVPDRPGIAARIFGALAEHNIVVDVIVQDIGESGKASITFTVPKADLTKALEVIKPCADELGAKEIATDNSIAKISVVGVGMKSHAGVAAKMFKVLAAEGVNILMISTSEIKVSCVIEAKYTELAVRVLHTAFGLDK; from the coding sequence ATGGCTCTGGTGGTCCAGAAATACGGAGGCACCTCCGTCGGAGACGTAGAGAGGATAGCGAACGTAGCGAGGCGGGTCGCCGGATACCATGCCAGGGGCGACAAGGTCGTCGTCGTGGTGTCGGCCATGTCGGGGCAGACGGATTCTCTTATCCGCCTCGCCGCTTGCATAACCGACCGCCCCAGCGAAAGGGAGATGGACGTTCTGCTCTCCACCGGCGAGCAGGTTACAATCGCCCTTCTGGCGATAACCCTTCGCCACATGGGCGTACCCGCGGTTTCCTTTACCGGTGCGCAGATAAAGATGGTCACCGATTCGGCGCACATGAAGGCCCGGATATCCTCCGTCGAAACCCAGAACCTGATGAAGGCGCTCGACGACGGCAACGTCGCGGTCGTGGCGGGCTTTCAGGGAGTCGACGAGAGCGGCGACATAACCACGCTGGGCAGGGGAGGCTCCGACACCAGCGCCGTCGCCGTCGCCGCCGCCCTGAATGCCGACGTCTGCGAGATATACACCGACGTGGACGGCGTTTACACCACCGATCCGAACCTCTGCGACAAGGCCCGGAAGCTCTCCAAAATCTCTTACGACGAGATGCTGGAACTGGCTTCGGTCGGCGCGAAGGTTCTGCAGATACGCTCAGTCGAATTCGCTAAAAAATACAAAGTGCCCGTCCATGTCCGCTCCTCCTTCAACGACAACGAGGGGACGTGGGTTGTCGAGGAGGACGACAGTATGGAACAGGTTATCGTGGCAGGCATCGCTTACGACCGTAACGAGGCCAAGGTAAGCGTCAAGGCGGTGCCCGACAGGCCGGGAATCGCGGCCAGAATCTTCGGCGCGCTTGCCGAGCACAACATAGTGGTGGACGTTATCGTCCAGGACATAGGCGAAAGCGGAAAAGCCTCCATCACCTTCACCGTTCCCAAGGCCGATCTGACCAAGGCCCTTGAGGTGATAAAGCCCTGCGCCGACGAGCTTGGCGCGAAAGAGATAGCCACCGACAACAGCATAGCGAAGATCTCCGTCGTCGGCGTCGGGATGAAGAGCCACGCCGGGGTCGCCGCCAAGATGTTCAAGGTGCTTGCCGCCGAGGGCGTAAATATCCTCATGATCTCGACCTCGGAGATAAAGGTCTCCTGCGTCATCGAGGCCAAGTACACCGAACTGGCGGTAAGGGTTTTGCATACAGCTTTCGGGCTTGATAAGTAG